The Kitasatospora albolonga nucleotide sequence ATGGCCCCGGTGCCCACCGGGCTGCGGGTCAGGTCCCAGACCTGGGCCAGCACCGCCACGGTGGCTATCTGTCCGCCGAACTGAGAGACCGAGGAGCCGATCCACAGAGCGCGGAACGACCGGCTGCCGCGCAGCGGGCGGATGTCGAGGAAGCGGACTCGCCACTTCACCGCGGCGGCTCGGTGAGGTGGTGGAGTATCCGCTGCCGCATCGACCGCCGCTCCAACGCCTGCCGCACCTCCTCGACCACGGTGGTCATCGCGTACGGGACCTCGCGGTCCAGCTCGGCGACCGCCTCATGGGTGGCGCGCCACTCCGCCTCCAGGAACGGAACCAGCGACCGGCCCCGCTCGGTCAGGTCGATCCGCCGGGTACGGGCGTCGGGCCCCGGCTCGGAGGTGACCAGGTCCTCCTTGCGCAGGGCGGCGACGGTCTGGCTGATCGCGGAGTGCGAGCGGCCCAGGGAGTGCGCCAGCTCGCGGATGGTGAGCGGTCCGGTGTGGGCGAGCCGGATCAGCGGATAGGCGAACCGAGGCCGCACCCCCTTGATGCCGCGCTCGACGTAGAGCTGTTCGATCTCGGCGTCCATGGCCGCCAGGAGCTCGTGCAGGGAGTGCCAGGGATCGGGCACCGCTGTGGGATCTGAATTTGTCACAGCGCTAATATAACAGCACTGTGACAGTTGCGGCCGCGCCCTGACCGGTGAGGCGGGCCTGTCACACGGAAGGGCCCGCACCCCCGGGAAACGGGGTACGGGCCCTTCCTCGTACGACGTCCTACGGGTGCTCGACGCCGTCCTCCAGCTTCTGGCCGCGCAGCAGGAACCAGGCCGCGACGGCTGCCGCCAGCAGCACCACCGAGCCGACACCCGCGGCGGACCGCATCCCCTCGACGAACGCCTCCTGGGCCGCCGAGATCAGCGGGCCGGCCTGGGCGGCGGGCAGTGCGGTGGCCGCTTCGACGGCTCCGCCGAGCGACTCGTGGGCCGCCCCCGCGACATCGGAGGGGATGCCCGCCGGGGTCGGGAAGCCCCGGTAGACGCCGGTCACGATGGAGCCGAGCAGGGCGATGCCGAGGGCGGCACCGAGCTCGTACGCCGTCTCCGAGACGGCGGAGGCGGAACCGGCCTGCTCCTTCGGGACGCTGGAGAGGATCACGTCGGCGGTGACCGTGAAGGAGAACCCGGCGCCGACGCCGACGACCAGCAGCATGGAGCCGAGCAGCGGGTAGCCGGTGTGCTGGTCGAGCAGGGTCACCGTGCCCAGCGCCAGACCGACCGCGCCGAGCCCGCCCGCCACGACCGAGCGCACCGAGAACCGGCGGGCGGCGAACCCGGCCAGCAGACCGGCGGCCACCGCGCCGATGGCGGCGGGCAGTTCGGCGAGCCCGGCCTCCAGCGGCCCCCGGCCCTGCACCAGTTGCAGGAACTGGGAGAGGAAGAAGACCAGACCCGACAGACCGAGGATGGTCAGCAGGTCCGCCAGGACCGCCCCGGAGAAGCCCCGGTGGTGGAAGAGGCGGATGTCCAGCAGCGGTGCGGGCAGCCGGAGCTGCCTGCGGACGAACCAGGTGAGCGCGCCGACACCGAGGACGGCGGCCGCGCCCGGCCCCCAGCCCAGCCCGTGCGAGGCCGTCTCCTTGATGGCGTACACGACGGCGATCATGCCGACCAGCGAGAGCCCGACGCTGAGCATGTCCCACGGGCCCGGGGCCGGGTTCTTGGACTCGGGGATCAGCTTGATGCCGACGACCACGAGCACGGCCATCACGGGCAGGTTGATCAGGAAGACCGATCCCCACCAGAAGTGTTCGAGCAGGAACCCGCCGACGACCGGACCGACGGCCGCGCCCGCCGAGGCCGCCGCACCCCACATCCCGATGGCGAGGCTGCGCTCGCGCGGGTCGTGGAAGAGGTTGCGGATCAGGGCGAGGGTGGACGGCATCAGGGTGGCGCCCGCGACACCGAGCAGCGCCCGGGCCACGATCATCATCTCGGGCGTGGTCGCGTACGCGTTGAGCACGGAGACCGCGCCGAACGCCACGGCACCGATCAGCAGCAGCTTCTTGCGGCCGATGCGGTCGCCGAGGGAGCCCATCGACACGAGCAGACCGGCGATGACGAAGGAGTAGACGTCACCGATCCAGAGCAGCTGGTTGCCGGTGGGCGCGAGGTCCTCGCTGAGGAACGGGGTCGCGAGGCCGAGGACGGTGGCGTCGACGGCCACCAGCAGCACGCCGAGGACGAGCACGGAGAGCGCGATCCACCGCCCCGGGCGGCGTACCTCGTCCATGGTCTTCGGGTGCTGGTCGATGCTGGTCACTGCTCCACGCTCCGGCGGGCTCCGCCGAGCAGCAGCTCGACGATCATGTACTGGAAATCCTGTGCGGCGACCCGGCCCGCCTTGACGGACCAGGCGCCGGTGCCGACGAGCCCGTAGAGGGCCTCGGTCAGCCAGGCGGGGGTGAGGTCGATACGGAACTCACCGCGCTCCTGGCCGCGGCGGAAGAAGGCGGAGACCCGGGCATCGGCCCGGTTCCAGCCCTCGTTGACCTGGTCGCCCTCGAAGAGCTGGTTCTCGTTGACGAGGAACGACAGCAGCCCGGCACTGGGCTCGACGGCCGCGATGAGGCGGCGCAGCCCCTCCTCGGAGGTGTCCTCGTCGAGCCGGGCGGCGTCCAGGGCCGCCTCGAACTCCTGGAGGCCCAGGTTCTCCAGCGCCTTCACGAGCGCGTCACGCCCGGCGAAGTGGCGGTGCAGGGTGGCGCGGCCGATACCGGCTGCTTTGGCGACCTCGTCCATGGTGGCGGTCGATTTATGGGTCAGCAGGGCGGCGGCGCTGCGCAGCACCTGCTCACGGTCGAGAGTCATGAGACGACCATAACCCAGGTGAGACATGATTGTCTCATCGATATATATGCAGAGAGCCCGGGGGCCTGGTCGACAGGTGAGGTGCACGGCATCGGCCGCGAGTCACGCGGGGTCTGGAGCCCTCGGGCGGCGGGGATCGGCAGGAGGCCAAACCCACTCCTTGCCACTCTTAACTTATAGCGGATGGGGGGTCTTGCCGCAAGGCCCCCCAAATGCCGCAGAATCGACGGCCGAAGCCGGGATCAGGAGCGCCTGCTTCGGGAATTCGACGTCGACAGGGGCGGAATGGTGATGATCGACGTAATCGTCGTCGGCGGTGGACCGACGGGCCTGATGCTCGCCTGCGAACTGCGGCTGTCCGGGGTGCGGACCGTGGTGCTGGAGAAGCTGGCCGAGCCGACCCGGGAGAGCCGGGGGCGCGGTCTGCACGTGCGCAGCGTCGAGGTGATGGACCAGCGCGGGCTGCTGGACCGGTTCCTCGCGGTGAGCGAGAAGTTCCAGGTGGGCGGGTTCTTCGGGGGCATCCAGAAGCCGTGGCCGAGGCTGCTGGACACGGCACACCCGTACGGTCTCTCCACCCTCCAGCCGGTCACCGAGCGGCTGCTCCGGGAGCGGGCCGTCGAGCTGGGCGCGGAGATCCGGCCCGGCCGCGAGGTGGTCGCGGTGGGCCAGGACGCGGAGGCGGTGACCGTCGGACTGGCCGACGGAACGCGGCTGCGCTCGCGCTTTCTCGTCGGGTGCGACGGTGGCCGGAGTGTGGTGCGCAAGGAGGTGGGCATCACCTTCCCCGGTGAGCCCGCCACGGTCGAGACGCTGCTCGGGGACATGGAGCTGGCCGAGGACCCCGAGGTGGTCGCCGCCGTGGTGGCGGAGGTGCGCAAGAAGGAGCTGCGGTTCGGCACCATCCCCAACGGGGACGGGACGCACCGCGTCATCGTGCCCGCCGACGGGGTCTCCGAGGAGCGGGCGGGCGCGCCGACCCTGGCGGAGTTCAGGGAGCGGCTGCGGGCGGTCGCGGGCACCGACTTCGGCGTCCACTCCCCCCGCTGGCTCTCCCGGTTCGGGGACGCCTCCCGGCAGGCCGAGCGGTACCGGGTGGGCCGGGTGCTGCTGGCGGGCGACGCGGCGCACATCCACCCGCCGACCGGTGGGCAGGGGCTCAACCTCGGG carries:
- a CDS encoding TetR family transcriptional regulator, which gives rise to MTLDREQVLRSAAALLTHKSTATMDEVAKAAGIGRATLHRHFAGRDALVKALENLGLQEFEAALDAARLDEDTSEEGLRRLIAAVEPSAGLLSFLVNENQLFEGDQVNEGWNRADARVSAFFRRGQERGEFRIDLTPAWLTEALYGLVGTGAWSVKAGRVAAQDFQYMIVELLLGGARRSVEQ
- a CDS encoding MarR family transcriptional regulator; translation: MTNSDPTAVPDPWHSLHELLAAMDAEIEQLYVERGIKGVRPRFAYPLIRLAHTGPLTIRELAHSLGRSHSAISQTVAALRKEDLVTSEPGPDARTRRIDLTERGRSLVPFLEAEWRATHEAVAELDREVPYAMTTVVEEVRQALERRSMRQRILHHLTEPPR
- a CDS encoding FAD-dependent oxidoreductase, with amino-acid sequence MIDVIVVGGGPTGLMLACELRLSGVRTVVLEKLAEPTRESRGRGLHVRSVEVMDQRGLLDRFLAVSEKFQVGGFFGGIQKPWPRLLDTAHPYGLSTLQPVTERLLRERAVELGAEIRPGREVVAVGQDAEAVTVGLADGTRLRSRFLVGCDGGRSVVRKEVGITFPGEPATVETLLGDMELAEDPEVVAAVVAEVRKKELRFGTIPNGDGTHRVIVPADGVSEERAGAPTLAEFRERLRAVAGTDFGVHSPRWLSRFGDASRQAERYRVGRVLLAGDAAHIHPPTGGQGLNLGVQDAFNLGWKLAAEVNGWAPEGLLDTYHAERHPVGARVLENTRAQITLLGTGPGATALRELLARLMDFDEVNAYMTGLITAVDIRYDLGEGHALLGRRLRDVRLTRGRRLYELMHEGRGLLLDGSSGGGGGDRGREGGGRLPANGWADRVDHVVDAVEPAEEFGVPAVLLRPDGHVAWAGAGDDQEGLTAALKRWFGAPAPTG
- a CDS encoding MFS transporter; this encodes MTSIDQHPKTMDEVRRPGRWIALSVLVLGVLLVAVDATVLGLATPFLSEDLAPTGNQLLWIGDVYSFVIAGLLVSMGSLGDRIGRKKLLLIGAVAFGAVSVLNAYATTPEMMIVARALLGVAGATLMPSTLALIRNLFHDPRERSLAIGMWGAAASAGAAVGPVVGGFLLEHFWWGSVFLINLPVMAVLVVVGIKLIPESKNPAPGPWDMLSVGLSLVGMIAVVYAIKETASHGLGWGPGAAAVLGVGALTWFVRRQLRLPAPLLDIRLFHHRGFSGAVLADLLTILGLSGLVFFLSQFLQLVQGRGPLEAGLAELPAAIGAVAAGLLAGFAARRFSVRSVVAGGLGAVGLALGTVTLLDQHTGYPLLGSMLLVVGVGAGFSFTVTADVILSSVPKEQAGSASAVSETAYELGAALGIALLGSIVTGVYRGFPTPAGIPSDVAGAAHESLGGAVEAATALPAAQAGPLISAAQEAFVEGMRSAAGVGSVVLLAAAVAAWFLLRGQKLEDGVEHP